TGTTATCCTTTTGGTAACCTCTGTTGTAAAGAGGATATATCCCCGGTTGTTGGGGCTGGATAACGGCGTCTACGGTTTGCCCGGCGCCGAAATAAAGAACGTCCCGCCTGAATGTAAGATCCTCACCGTGCAGTCCCCGCAGAAGCTGAGCGTCCCGGCCTATGACTGTCATTGACAACCCTAAAATGGTTATCGCGTGTTCCTCGAAACCGAGGTTGATAAAACGCAGGAGCACTTTCTCGCCGGTGTTTGCCTTTATATGGCACGGGTAAGGCTGTGCGGACAATTCGCCGCCGGGAGTCGTATCGACGGTATCCGGATAGGCACGGCCGTTGATCAACCAGTACTGAGGCCGGTACTCGGTCCAATCAAACTCCTGGACGTTTAAAACCTGGTCATGGGCGACCGGATCAAGTTCGGTAAGTAAGAGGAAGTACTCCCGGTCGAAGGCCGACCCGGTGCCGGCGCCGTATGCGGTTTTAAGTGACGGGTCGGAAGGGTTGTAGTCGAGGGGACGGGCGATCAGCGGACCGATCATCCCCATCTGGATGTGTTCCACCGGTTCAAAATGACAGTGGTACATATATGTGCCCGAATCCCGGGGCTCGTAATAGTAAACAAGGTTGCGTCCAACCGGTACGGATATCGAGGCTTCAGGAACTCCGTCCCATAACGGTATCTGATTTGGAAATCCGTGCCAGTGGATGGTGTGGGAGTCGTCAAGGTCGGGGCGTTGCGGCATTCCGAGGTTAGTCAGGGTCAATTCGACCCGGTCTCCGACTGTAACATCGAGCAGGGGAGCGACCAGTTGCGCCTTACCCAGGTGCGCGTAAATCTCATTTTCGGGGATCCCGGTAATGTCGGTGAAACCAAAAATGTAGTACTTCGAACCGCCGGGCATCTTTATAAAACCATCGGTAGCTCCGTAGCGGATTTGTTTCAGCGCCATTACAATACCTCCTTTGCAGGATAAACGTTATATTCGGACAAGCGCTGCCGGAGCGCCGTCAACGGGCCTCGTCCGCGCCGATGTCCGGGACGGCTCCACGCGGCCGGTCGTCGTAACCGGTGGCCGGTGCGTAATAAGTCTCTCCGTGAACGGTAAGGCTTTCTCCGCCCCTGTCGATTGCCGGTGAGTCCGGCCGAATGTGGTAATCGCCTTGAAGCGTGGGAACCACGGTGACGATTTTTAAGCTCTTAAAGTCGGGTTCCATATTAAAGGCGACAGCCGAGATCTCCGTATCATAGACCGCAACGAAGGACGGATCGACAATGATGTTCGTGGGGTCGGGAACCCCGTATTCTTTAGAAAGACTGCAGTAATGCGGGCTTAATACCTCCGGAGAAGGTGTGCCGAAAACTTCAAGGTCCATAACGTTAACCGGCGCGGAGTCACCGGCGGCCCCGATGCCCGCGATACCGCCGCGTCCCTCGTTTAGAGCCTGGTCGTACCAACCGGCGCGGTTATCCCAGAAAATGTTGTTAAAAAGCACGGGGTCGCTGAAAACCGGAGAATCCGGGGGCAGGCTTGCCTGGAAGGCGGCGCTGTTACCTTCGCTTGCCAGGCCTGCTCCGTGCGGCAGGCCGTCGCTGTCTTCAGCGGTGGCGGTGGTGATGTTTTTGGCGATGGTGTTGTTGACGATAACGACGTTGGAGGCGTCGTCCAAGGCCAGACCGCCGCCCAGGTCCATGGAAACGTTGTTGACAATCATATTGTTGTAGATATTGATGCGGTGCGTGCCGGGTTGCAGCAAACGGATGCCGCCGCCGTCGTCGTTGGCGAGGTTGCCCTGAACGAGGTTGTTGTATATGTCTACGGCGCCGGAACCGGCGGAAAGGGTTGCGGGCGGGACCGGTTGTTCCCCGCCTGCGAAAATTCCCGCACCTTCATCGAAAGAGGCATTGAACAGGAATTTATTGTGGTGAATGCTCCCGCCGTTGCTCAAACCATAGTGCGAGATACCGCCGCCGTACTCTGCGGAATAGTTGCCGCAGACTTCGTTATAGGAGAATTCGTAGCCGTGGGCGCCGGAGAAGATTCCCACGCCGCCGGCAAGGCTGATGCCGCCGTTATTCAGGATGCGGTTATGGCGGATGCGGACACCGTCGTTGTGATTATCGCCGGCGTACGGCCTGCCGATGGTCGTCGCGCCGCCGAAGCCTCCACCGTTGCTTTGAATCACGTTGTTGCTTATCTCCAGGTACCGGCAGTAGGCGTTTACAAATATCCCGCCGCCTTCCCCGCCTCTGGCGCCGGTAACTGTAAGCCCGTCGATCTGTGCGGTATATGCGTTGCTGAAGGTTCCGTCCTGCGCCACGACGGTTATAACCTGCCCCCGGGGTATCTCTTGAGGCCCGTCAAAGGTCAGCGAGGCAAGTTTCGCTTCCCACGAAGCCTGGTAGCTTCCGAAAAAGCGCCCGTCAATCGTGGTAACCCCCGGCCCCATTCCTTGAAGTTTGACGTTTTTATAAAGGATAGGGCTTTCGTGGTAGACACCCGGGCGGATGATGATCAGCGAACCCGGTGGAGCGGTGTCGATGGCTTCCTGAATCGTGGTGTCGGGAAGAGCGTTGACTACCGGCGGGGAATAACCTGCTCCGAACACGTGGATGGTAATCCCTGCCGTGCCGGAAACGCCGGTGCTTGCCTTCACGATAAGCTGAGCGAGGCCGGGGGGAAAATCCCTCGGAACAAAAGCGATGATTATTCTGTCGGTCCAGCCGAGGATGGGTATCGCTTCGCCGTTAAGCGTCGCAGACCCCCGGTTTCCGCCGAAGTTGCTCCCCCTGATAAGCAACACCCTGCTTCCGCTCTGGGTGACATGTACCCGGTTCACACTGCTGATCCGGGGCTCTCCCTCCGACAGACATACGGGCGGCCGTGAGAACTGCGCCCCGGGAGTTTCCACAAAAGCGGTTATGGGGAAAAGCGCGACATCAGCGTAGGTGGTTTTACCGGGCCAAACATCGAAAACAAGTTCGAGAGTCTGGTAGTTCGGATTATAGTTGTCATTTGGCCGGTCGGGGTCGCCCGGATCATTGCCGATTACGCGGTACATACCGGGTACAACACCGGAAGGCGTCGGTACGTTCGCCGTATAAGTCGAAGGCAGCAGTACCTCAAAAACGCCGTTGGCGTCCGAATAGACCGTAGTGATCAAACGTCCCTTATAATCCCTTATTCCTACGGGGGTGTAAGGAATCCCGCGTTTTTCACCGTAGTAAATGAAGGCGGGGTCGGTTTCAATGTTGACATCGTCAAGGAGGAACCCGACTATGCGTCCGGGAACCGGGACGTCTGTATAAAGGAAAAAGTCCGCAACCGCGTTTTGCCCCCGGTTCAGGGTAACAATCTTTGTATCATAGGTGTCCCCGTAATAAGGAGGCGGCGCCATGCGGGTTAAAGGTTTTTGAGTTTCGCGGCCTTCTAACGGTTCTGCGCTGCGTGTCGCCGCTGCCGGTTGAGCTGTATACTCATCGCCCTCCCCGGTGTTTACGGAATCTTTGTCGATCACTTTATAAAGCGGTTTTTGCCCGCCGTCGGGCAGACGGTTGCCTGGGTCGGTGGGGGGAAACACTTTTACGAGGTAGGTTCCGGGTTCCAGCGGCTTTTCCACTGCGCCGGGCGCGCCGAAATAGGGGTCAAAATATGCATTGAAGGCGTAGCCTCCGTCGAAGACACCTTCCTTGATCTGGTTGGAGCTGTTAGGGACCTCAGTGCATCCGGGGTCTTCAGAACCATCCGGGCGTACACAGCCGGTCGGATGCTGCCAGGCATCGGTTTGCGCGGAGTTTATCAGAACGGTGCTGCCATCGGGGTTCAGCCTGTAAAGGTGTAAGGTGACGCCGGGGATGCCGGGTTCATAGTCTTCCGCCGCCGCGTAGCGCGGGTCGATTTCGTTGCGCATGGTCGCGTAGTAAACGATCCCGGAGATTCCGCCGTTGGTAACATCGGCTCCGCCGGGTCCGGGAAGGGGATACTCATGCATGCCCCAATCGATGCGGTTTGTCTTGGCCGCCCAGGTGAGGGCGGCGAGGGTGAGCACTCCCGGATAGGTTACGGCCGGCCGCGGGGGATCGATGCCGGCGTCGGGGGTACCCGTGGCGGCGGTCTGCCCGAACCGGTCGAACCCAAGTTCGGTAACCGTAAAACGTTCCAGCTCAAAAACTTCATCGAAAGAATAGTGCCCGTCCATATCGGTTACGGTGGCGTACTGAACGCTTCCGTCTTTAAAGCGTGTGCCCATAGGAACATTCGGGAAACCCTCCTCGACATAATTCCCGGTTGAATCCAAATCGCGGATACCGTTACCGTCTGAGTCGCGGAAAACCATACCGCTGATCCAGCCGAACCAACGCGGAATCCCGATGTCGCCCATATTTACCGTTTCGCCCTCTCCGATCTGGACGGTTCTGAAGGAAATAATGTGGTCGAGGGGCTCATCCCAGATCGCCATCTGGTATAGGCCGGCCGGTACGCTTGTAATGGCGAAGGCGCCGTCGGGATTGCCGCGGCCGGTATACACCTGCTCGTCGTTTCCGCCTAGGTCGGTCAAGGCGATCCAGGGCCGGTCGACGGGTCCGCCAAGGGTAAGAGGTCTCACTGGTGGGGTGAACTCTATGACGGTCCGTACCCGCCCGGTAATCGTACCTGTTCCTGCTCCGGGGACGAATTCCACCGGCCGGACAAAACCGATCCAGACCAGCGGCATCCGGAAGCCCTCGCGCGGGCTGTAACCGTCGTTGCCTTCTTCGATCCAGGCGTCAATCATGTGCGTTCCTTCAATTGTGGTGGTTTGAATCCAGTCCGTGCCGTCCGGAGGAACGGCCTGCACCTCGTACTTACCGGGCGGGAGGTATTCTATTACCGCGTCCCCGTTTGCGTCGGTCCAGACCACGCCGCCGGTGCCCGGCGCGGGGATGGGGTTCCCTTCCGGGTCAAGGATGAGGTTCCCGCCCGCGTCGCGTTCATATTGTGTTCCCAGGGGGTTGCCGAAGTAGTCTACCGTTACCTCACCCACCGCATCGTCGATGACAATCCGAAAGCCGGAGAGTCCGAGTTCTAAAGGAAAGTCATCTTCACCATTCACCGGGCGGTTGTCTTCGAAAACGTGGACGCGGATCTTCGAAAGAGGCAGCGGGTGAGGTTGAAGCCTTACCGTGAGCGCAGTGTCGGCATCGAGGTTCACCCGGTTGCCGCCGAGCTTATGGCCGGGCGCCAGAACCGTTACAAGGTACTTGCCGGCGGGAAGATCAACTGTGGGGTTTGCCGAGTCTCCGGGGGCTGCAACCGGGCTGTGGCTTGCGCCGGGTTTGAGCGACGGCCAATTTGCCGGATCAGGGTCAAAAGGGTTCCCCACATTGTTTTCGTTCGCAATAAACTTATAATCCTGAACTATGGCGCCTGTCTCCCAGTCCAAAACATTAACGGTCAGTTGGAATGCTCTTTCCTGTCGAGACATAGAGTCGCCGGGTGCTGCCGGTCTTTCCGTATTAAGAGCAGCCATATTTTACCTCCGATCTAGGTATTTCTTCTATGATATTCACCTGAAGTTAACTGGTGTGAAAGCCGAATCCAGTTGCGGCATATTTTCATTTGCTGTTAACCCGTCGGACATTCACTTCTGGCACAAAATGGTCATAGACTACGTTAAACCGGTTAAGAAATATTTCGCAGTGGTTAAAGGAGGAATCTTGTGTTGACGCCAGAGCTGTTAAAAGAAGCGGCAGATTTGCACCAGCGCGGGGTTGCGGGTGACAAGGAAGCGGTCAAAAAGGCGCATAGTCTGCTGAAGAAAATCCGCAATTCTGCCCCGCGAAACGAAGTTGTAGAGGCTTATTTCGGCAGTGCAACCGCGCTCTTAGGCCGCGACTCCCTTGATCCCAACGAAAGATTCAAAAAGGCCAAAAAGGGCCTTAAGATCCTTGACGAAGCCGTATCCAACGTTCCCGACAATACGGAAGTGCGTACCGTAAGGGCTTACGTCTGTTACCGCCTCCCGGAGAATTTTTTCCACCGTACCGCCACCGCTATTGAAGATTTCAGTTACCTGGCCTCACGCTACGAGAAAGACCCGAAGGTGTTTTCAGAGGCCTTTTACTGCCGGATCCTTTACGATTTAGGGGCTTCGTACAAACGCCTGGGCCGGAAACAGGAGGCGGAGTCAACCTGGCGGAAGCTCATGTCCAGGACAAAGGATGACAAGTACAGACAGCTTCTTAAGCAGGAAGGAATGCAGGCGCCTGAACCGCCCGGAGAAGAAAATGTCTCTTAGATAGGTTCTTTTGCACAACCTGGCCGCAAACCGCGTAGTATGCAACCGAATATAAAGGCGTACGAGGAGGGAAGGCGTGAATGACATCATCTGTGCTCCGGCCGCGGCCCTGGCGGACTTAATCCGCAGCGGGAAACTCTCTTCCGAAGAGGTTGTTGACGCTCACCTGCGGCGGATAGAACAGGTAAACCCGGAGCTTAACGCGGTCGTTCAGTTGACCGCGGATGCGGCCCGCGTTAACGCCCGCGAAGCTGACGCCGATCTCTGCAGGGGGACGGTCAGGGGGCCGCTTCACGGTGTACCCGTAACCATTAAGGACGCCTTTGAGACGGCGGGTGTTGTTTCCACCGGCGGCACTGAAGGGCGCCGTTCCTTTGTACCGTACCGGGATGCGACTGCGGTCGCGCGCCTGCGCGCCGCCGGAGCGATTGTGCTGGGCAAAACGAACGTTCCGGAATTAAGCCTTGTTTATGAAACGGATAACCTTGTTTACGGAAGGACGAAGAATCCTTATGATCCCGCACGCGCCCCGGGTGGGAGCAGCGGCGGCGAAGCGGCTATTATCGCCGCCGGCGGGTCGCCCTTGGGCCTGGGAAGCGACACCGCCGGAAGTGTGCGCGTACCGGCCCATTTCTGCGGCGTTGCCGGGATAAAGACAACAACAGGACTCGTCCCGATGACGGGGCACTTTCCCTATAACGTTTGGGTGACGGAATGGCTGTCGGCGGCCGGGGTGTTGTCAAGGTATGTGGAGGACCTGGCTCTGGTCCTTCCGATTATCGCGGGGGTGGATTGGCGTGATCCGGCCGTGGTGCCGGTATTGCTCGGTAATCCCGGGAATGTGGATCTGAGGAGCTTAAGGGCGGCTTTTTTTACGGATAACGGGCTGGCGGTTCCCACACCCGAAACAGTTACAGCGGTTAAAGCCGCGGCGAAGGCATTGTCGGATGCGGGGGTGGAAGTCCAGGAAGCCCGGCCCGAGGGAATCGAGCAGTCCCATGAATTAATGCGGCAAATACTTGGCGCCGACGGCGGCGCCGGGCTCCGTATGGTGCTTGAGATGGCCGGGACGACGAAGACTCACCCTCTGACAAAACGGGTGCTTGCTTCGATGCGGTCTTCCACCCTATCCCTGGGTGAATTCAGCGGTCTGATGGTGCGGTGGTACTTTTACCGTAGCGCGATGCTGTCCTTTATGCAGAGATATGATGCGGTGCTTTGTCCCGTTTGTACGCACCCGGCCTTGCCCCACGGCGCTGCAGCAAAGAACGAAACGGCTCCCGCCTTTAGTTACGCAACGGCCTTCAACCTTACCGGGTGGCCCGCCGCATCCGTTCGCGCCGGCGCTTCCCCCGAAGGTTTGCCCATCGGCGTGCAGGTCGCGGCCCGTCCCTGGCGGGAGGACGTTGCCCTGGCGGCGGCCCGGCAGATCGAAACCACTTTAGGAGGCTGGCTGCCACCCGCTCTCACTAACTGAAAAAGAAGGTCCTTTAACACGCTCCTTCAAGCAAAAACGTCGCGGGTGAATATGTGACACAAAATAAAATTATTGAGGCGGGGTGACCTTCACTAATGGCGCCACACAGGGTTGTTATCACGCAGCCCACCTATCTGCCCTGGCTGGGTTATTTTAACCAGATGGCCTGCGCCGATACCTTTATTTTTCTGGACAGTGTGCAATTTGAAAAAAGCTCTTGGCAGCAGCGAAACAGGCTGAAGGGCCCTAACGGAGATTTTTGGCTGACAGTGCCGGTACTAACGAAAGGTCGAAGTCGGCAACTGATAAAGGATGTAGAAATAACGGATGAACGGTGGACGATGAAACACTTCAAGACAATGAAATACCTATACGCCAAGGCTCCGTTTTTCCGGGATGTAATTGATCTTTTTGCGGACATCTATCAGAAGCGGTGGGAAAAATTGATTGACCTGAACCTTGCAATTATTTTCATGCTGGCCGCTAAGCTCGGACTCTCGCCCAGGTTTCATCTCTCCTCCGAGTTAGGCGGGAAGGGAAAGAAAGTGGACCTGTTGATTCAATTATGTGAAAAAGTCGGCGCCACCCACTATATGTCCGGCCAGGCAGCCAAGGCTTATATTGACCAGGACAACCGGTTTGGAAACCACGGGATAACCCTTGAATACCACGACTTTCCCCACCCGCGATACCCGCAGCTCCACGGGCCGTTTGTCAGCCACCTTTCCATGGTTGACGCGGTTATGAACGTCGGTTGGGCTCGCACACGGGAGCTAATAGACACAATAAGGGATGAGATATGACCGTTAACGTCTTGATAACCGGGATGGGTCAGACAATCGGCATCGGTATCTTAAAAGCCCTAAGGATGTCGCGACTGAATTGTCGCCTTCTCGGCACGGATTGCGAGCGTAAATCGGCGGGTCTTTACATGGCTGATAAAGCCTTTGTCGTGCCGAAAGCCTCATCGGACGTACAGGAATATTTAAAAGAAATGGCCGCTATCTGCAGACGGGAAAGGGCGGATATAGTTTTCATCGGATCAGAACCGGAACTGCTGATTTTTGCTCCCATAGCGGAAGAATTTACCCGGGAAACAGGTACCTGTGTAATGGTCAGTTCCGACAGCGTCATCAAGCGTATTACCGACAAATGGGAACTGTTCAAGTTTTTATCGGGGGAAGGATTTCCGGTTCCCGAATCCATATTGCCGCTGGACGATAATTTGAATGCTTTCGCTGACCGACATGGTTTTCCACTGATTATTAAACCGAGACGGGGTTATGCTTCACGGAGTTTGCAGGTGATCACAAACCAAGAAGAGTTGCTTTTTTACTCCCGCACGCGTAAGGACATTATC
This window of the Bacillota bacterium genome carries:
- a CDS encoding WbqC family protein, producing MAPHRVVITQPTYLPWLGYFNQMACADTFIFLDSVQFEKSSWQQRNRLKGPNGDFWLTVPVLTKGRSRQLIKDVEITDERWTMKHFKTMKYLYAKAPFFRDVIDLFADIYQKRWEKLIDLNLAIIFMLAAKLGLSPRFHLSSELGGKGKKVDLLIQLCEKVGATHYMSGQAAKAYIDQDNRFGNHGITLEYHDFPHPRYPQLHGPFVSHLSMVDAVMNVGWARTRELIDTIRDEI
- a CDS encoding ATP-grasp domain-containing protein yields the protein MTVNVLITGMGQTIGIGILKALRMSRLNCRLLGTDCERKSAGLYMADKAFVVPKASSDVQEYLKEMAAICRRERADIVFIGSEPELLIFAPIAEEFTRETGTCVMVSSDSVIKRITDKWELFKFLSGEGFPVPESILPLDDNLNAFADRHGFPLIIKPRRGYASRSLQVITNQEELLFYSRTRKDIILQEYIKPDDQEYTVGVFVTRSGESRGAIVLRRELAAGLTFRAEVAQDEEITVLSRRIAERSGVIGPCNIQLRRSEQGPKVLEINPRFSSTVPIRAYFGYNEPAMAVGHFVLQKEITEPPIKKGVALRYWQEIYLP
- a CDS encoding amidase → MNDIICAPAAALADLIRSGKLSSEEVVDAHLRRIEQVNPELNAVVQLTADAARVNAREADADLCRGTVRGPLHGVPVTIKDAFETAGVVSTGGTEGRRSFVPYRDATAVARLRAAGAIVLGKTNVPELSLVYETDNLVYGRTKNPYDPARAPGGSSGGEAAIIAAGGSPLGLGSDTAGSVRVPAHFCGVAGIKTTTGLVPMTGHFPYNVWVTEWLSAAGVLSRYVEDLALVLPIIAGVDWRDPAVVPVLLGNPGNVDLRSLRAAFFTDNGLAVPTPETVTAVKAAAKALSDAGVEVQEARPEGIEQSHELMRQILGADGGAGLRMVLEMAGTTKTHPLTKRVLASMRSSTLSLGEFSGLMVRWYFYRSAMLSFMQRYDAVLCPVCTHPALPHGAAAKNETAPAFSYATAFNLTGWPAASVRAGASPEGLPIGVQVAARPWREDVALAAARQIETTLGGWLPPALTN
- a CDS encoding pectin esterase, translating into MAALNTERPAAPGDSMSRQERAFQLTVNVLDWETGAIVQDYKFIANENNVGNPFDPDPANWPSLKPGASHSPVAAPGDSANPTVDLPAGKYLVTVLAPGHKLGGNRVNLDADTALTVRLQPHPLPLSKIRVHVFEDNRPVNGEDDFPLELGLSGFRIVIDDAVGEVTVDYFGNPLGTQYERDAGGNLILDPEGNPIPAPGTGGVVWTDANGDAVIEYLPPGKYEVQAVPPDGTDWIQTTTIEGTHMIDAWIEEGNDGYSPREGFRMPLVWIGFVRPVEFVPGAGTGTITGRVRTVIEFTPPVRPLTLGGPVDRPWIALTDLGGNDEQVYTGRGNPDGAFAITSVPAGLYQMAIWDEPLDHIISFRTVQIGEGETVNMGDIGIPRWFGWISGMVFRDSDGNGIRDLDSTGNYVEEGFPNVPMGTRFKDGSVQYATVTDMDGHYSFDEVFELERFTVTELGFDRFGQTAATGTPDAGIDPPRPAVTYPGVLTLAALTWAAKTNRIDWGMHEYPLPGPGGADVTNGGISGIVYYATMRNEIDPRYAAAEDYEPGIPGVTLHLYRLNPDGSTVLINSAQTDAWQHPTGCVRPDGSEDPGCTEVPNSSNQIKEGVFDGGYAFNAYFDPYFGAPGAVEKPLEPGTYLVKVFPPTDPGNRLPDGGQKPLYKVIDKDSVNTGEGDEYTAQPAAATRSAEPLEGRETQKPLTRMAPPPYYGDTYDTKIVTLNRGQNAVADFFLYTDVPVPGRIVGFLLDDVNIETDPAFIYYGEKRGIPYTPVGIRDYKGRLITTVYSDANGVFEVLLPSTYTANVPTPSGVVPGMYRVIGNDPGDPDRPNDNYNPNYQTLELVFDVWPGKTTYADVALFPITAFVETPGAQFSRPPVCLSEGEPRISSVNRVHVTQSGSRVLLIRGSNFGGNRGSATLNGEAIPILGWTDRIIIAFVPRDFPPGLAQLIVKASTGVSGTAGITIHVFGAGYSPPVVNALPDTTIQEAIDTAPPGSLIIIRPGVYHESPILYKNVKLQGMGPGVTTIDGRFFGSYQASWEAKLASLTFDGPQEIPRGQVITVVAQDGTFSNAYTAQIDGLTVTGARGGEGGGIFVNAYCRYLEISNNVIQSNGGGFGGATTIGRPYAGDNHNDGVRIRHNRILNNGGISLAGGVGIFSGAHGYEFSYNEVCGNYSAEYGGGISHYGLSNGGSIHHNKFLFNASFDEGAGIFAGGEQPVPPATLSAGSGAVDIYNNLVQGNLANDDGGGIRLLQPGTHRINIYNNMIVNNVSMDLGGGLALDDASNVVIVNNTIAKNITTATAEDSDGLPHGAGLASEGNSAAFQASLPPDSPVFSDPVLFNNIFWDNRAGWYDQALNEGRGGIAGIGAAGDSAPVNVMDLEVFGTPSPEVLSPHYCSLSKEYGVPDPTNIIVDPSFVAVYDTEISAVAFNMEPDFKSLKIVTVVPTLQGDYHIRPDSPAIDRGGESLTVHGETYYAPATGYDDRPRGAVPDIGADEAR
- a CDS encoding multicopper oxidase domain-containing protein; the protein is MALKQIRYGATDGFIKMPGGSKYYIFGFTDITGIPENEIYAHLGKAQLVAPLLDVTVGDRVELTLTNLGMPQRPDLDDSHTIHWHGFPNQIPLWDGVPEASISVPVGRNLVYYYEPRDSGTYMYHCHFEPVEHIQMGMIGPLIARPLDYNPSDPSLKTAYGAGTGSAFDREYFLLLTELDPVAHDQVLNVQEFDWTEYRPQYWLINGRAYPDTVDTTPGGELSAQPYPCHIKANTGEKVLLRFINLGFEEHAITILGLSMTVIGRDAQLLRGLHGEDLTFRRDVLYFGAGQTVDAVIQPQQPGIYPLYNRGYQKDNNAGVTPGGMMTHVQIYPAGTLPPQTGPGL